In Streptantibioticus cattleyicolor NRRL 8057 = DSM 46488, a genomic segment contains:
- a CDS encoding IS5/IS1182 family transposase, with protein sequence MSGVITASEPSWIAPFTGLSPRQFGKLITALRREGVDPVRKGRPWSLPLEDRVLLIAAYWRTNLTLRQLAPLFGVSKSAADRIIDHLGPALALQQRKRFRKDTVLIMDGTLVPTRDHTIAEQSKNYRYSTNHQVVIDADTRLVVAVGRPVAGNRNDCKAWELSGAKDAVGKTTVIADGGYRGTGLVIPHRREKGQTELPEWKEEHNASHRKVRARVEHVFARMKGWKILRDCRLKGDGVQHAMLGIARLHNLVLAG encoded by the coding sequence GTGTCTGGTGTGATCACGGCGTCTGAGCCCTCCTGGATAGCCCCGTTCACTGGGCTGAGCCCGCGCCAGTTCGGCAAGCTGATCACCGCGCTCCGGCGTGAGGGTGTGGACCCGGTGCGCAAGGGTCGGCCATGGAGCCTGCCGCTGGAGGACCGCGTGCTCCTGATCGCCGCGTACTGGCGGACGAACCTGACCCTGCGCCAACTGGCCCCGCTGTTCGGGGTGTCCAAGTCGGCGGCCGACCGCATCATCGACCACCTCGGGCCCGCGCTCGCGCTCCAGCAGCGCAAGCGGTTCCGCAAGGACACCGTGCTCATCATGGACGGCACCCTCGTTCCCACCCGTGACCACACCATCGCCGAGCAGTCCAAGAACTACCGGTACTCCACCAACCACCAGGTCGTCATCGACGCCGACACCCGGCTCGTCGTCGCGGTCGGCCGACCAGTCGCAGGCAACCGCAACGACTGCAAGGCGTGGGAGCTGTCCGGCGCGAAAGACGCCGTCGGCAAGACCACGGTCATCGCAGATGGCGGCTACCGGGGCACCGGCCTGGTCATCCCGCACCGCCGCGAGAAGGGCCAGACCGAACTCCCGGAATGGAAGGAGGAGCACAACGCCTCCCACCGCAAAGTCCGCGCCCGTGTAGAGCACGTCTTCGCCCGGATGAAGGGCTGGAAGATCCTTCGCGACTGCCGGCTGAAGGGCGACGGCGTCCAGCACGCCATGCTCGGCATCGCCCGCCTGCACAACCTCGTCCTTGCCGGGTGA
- a CDS encoding MBL fold metallo-hydrolase, translated as MSETFRASLCRQESAITVLGGPTAVIDLGGLRIVSDPTFDEAGPHGYLTKTAGPAVDEDGVGPADVVLVSHDTHPDNLDERGRAFARAAPLVLTGPRAADRLGPTAVGLAPWAAHRVPRPDGGGDLTVLAVPAVHGPEDGERDADGNVNCEVTGFVLSGQGLPTVYVSGDNASIRTVAEISRRVPDIDAAVLHAGAARVPAKFDGRPLSLDGRSAAAAAAVLGAGTVVPAHYVGWAHFSEGLREIESAFHDAGLSSVLRAAAHGTWVPLTR; from the coding sequence ATGAGCGAAACCTTCCGCGCGAGTCTGTGCCGCCAGGAATCCGCGATCACCGTCCTGGGCGGCCCCACGGCGGTGATCGACCTGGGCGGACTGCGCATCGTCAGCGATCCGACCTTCGACGAGGCGGGCCCGCACGGGTACCTCACCAAGACGGCGGGCCCCGCCGTCGACGAGGACGGTGTGGGGCCGGCCGACGTCGTCCTGGTCAGCCACGACACGCATCCGGACAACCTCGACGAGCGCGGCCGTGCGTTCGCGCGGGCCGCCCCGCTGGTGCTCACCGGCCCCCGGGCCGCCGACCGGCTGGGGCCGACGGCCGTCGGCCTCGCACCGTGGGCCGCCCACCGCGTGCCCCGCCCGGACGGCGGCGGCGACCTCACCGTGCTGGCGGTCCCCGCGGTCCACGGCCCCGAGGACGGCGAGCGCGACGCCGACGGGAACGTCAACTGCGAAGTCACCGGGTTCGTGCTGTCCGGGCAGGGGCTCCCCACCGTCTACGTCAGCGGCGACAACGCGTCGATCCGCACCGTAGCGGAGATCTCCCGCCGGGTGCCCGACATCGACGCGGCCGTCCTGCACGCCGGAGCGGCCCGCGTCCCGGCGAAGTTCGACGGCCGCCCCCTCTCCCTCGACGGCCGAAGCGCCGCTGCCGCCGCGGCCGTCCTCGGCGCGGGCACCGTCGTCCCGGCCCATTACGTCGGCTGGGCCCACTTCTCCGAGGGACTGCGGGAGATCGAATCGGCCTTCCACGACGCCGGCCTCTCCTCCGTACTGCGGGCCGCCGCCCACGGAACGTGGGTACCACTGACCCGCTGA